The genomic stretch aaaacaGATGCCAAAACATTTTAGGAATCAATACCATTCTTTGAAATTAGGAATCGAGTTCAAAGCCCAGCAACCAAACAAGGAAAGTTCACAATCACGCATAGAACAGGAGCTCTGCATGCTTAAGAAGAATCACTTACATTAGATAACAGCGTGCGAACAGATTCCAAAATTATCTGCAATCCTAAAGTCGCCATAACAGACGCAAAAACAAGGATTCCCTGCATATCAACATTGCAATGTTAAAAACAGAAACATCCAATGGGAATTAACCCACTTGAGGTAGTAGGGGATTTAGAAAAGTGTAAAAGTTTCCTTGTTCTGACCATACTTCCAAGGGAAGAACCATGAATaatatcaacaaaaataaaGGCCAGAAATCTCAGACATTCCAGGGAAGTGACTCGCACTCTCAAATAATTACTCATATATCCATAAagctatatataaattttaccacttattttaagaaaaaaccAAAGTGAAGGTCCAGCATGCTTCAAATATTTCTGAAATATGAAACTAGGAGAAGGTGCATAAGTTGATTGAATTTCCTCTTCGTTACCATGCCAAAAAGCTAAAGTTTCTAATCTTAAAACCAAGCTGGCATTTAAtgatcaaattttgaatataattttagaCTAGACAAAATAAGATAAGCAAAAAACAGCATAGGTGTAATTGCATATAACTAGCAGACTACAGTGATGTActccatatttttttattggaaGATCAAAGAGAAGCAGCAGAGGAACTTACCAAAGGCTGCATACGGTTCTTTCCAATAGGATATTTATATGGATTTCTTGTCTTCATGGAGAAGGCCGTAAACCACAATATAAAACCAGATAGAAGATCTAGAAGTGAGTCTAATGTTGATGCAATGATTGCCAGTGAACCACTACGAACAGATGCATAAATCTTAGCAGCAAACAGAATCATGTTTGCAACATTTGATATCCTGATTGCAGCTGTTTCACTTTTGGCtaatttttctctttcttcctgCGATGGAACCATTAATATCATCCAAGGTTCTAGCTCATTATGGTCTGTGTAAATCATGATCCATGCTTAATAGATATTCAACACCACTGACCTTTGACATTCCTGGCAGAGAACCATGATCTGCTAAGGCATCCATTTCATTAAATCCCTCAAGCATTTCTACTTGTTGTTGATAATACTCTGCCacattatcttcttcttctgtaATCATCATATAGagcaattaaatataaaaaagtaaCTTCAAGGGTTCAAAAGGATAAACTCATGAATAGAATTGAAATAACTCCTCTACCAGTTCCATTATGGCAACCTATTATTACAAAGACATGGCCAGCACAATAAATCAAAGAAAGGATTTAAAGTTACACATGTGTCTAAAGGATTACAGCAAACCAAATCCTACAATATTTTAAGCAATAATCTCAACTTAAGCACCCGTGTGCCAATTTAATCGTTCAATAACCTGATATCAAATTCTGGAATTAAACCTTGATGGCCTAGTGGAGCATAAAAACCAGAGTACTTTAAAAGACTTGTAACCATTAACTTACCAATAGGTGAATCCATTAGGAATGATTTCACAGAACTTTGCCGGTGAGACAATCACTGGAAAAATCTATATATGAAAGTGCAAAACAAAATTTCTACCATGCACCAGGAGCAATAAATCCTATTTCCTTCTACAAAAATTTAAGGTATAGAGCTTATATCTCAATAGAATacattgcatatatatgtataagcaTATGCAACCACAGTCCACAAATGTCAACTCAAGGCAATTAACCACAAATCAAGCAtattccatttagaaaacagaaaGGTTAAAGAGAAATTCCTTAACATTTGCCAAATTAATGCAAATCCACACATGAAGCATCTTGTTCTTCTGACGTTGGACCCACAAACCAACAGATAATAGTTTTTAAGCTGGATACTTTACACTGTTTGAGACAATATTCAAAGGGAAAGTTTGAGAATGCTTCCATTAGTTCATCTGAAAGCAATAACTCACTGGGGttcaattaattcaattttcCTGAGGCAATATGCAAAGGGAAAATTTGAGAATGCTTCCATTGATACTTTAAGCTGGATAGTGGATACTATACACTTTTTGAGACTTGGAATTTATTAAGGAAAGGAAATAAGGCTTCAAGAAAGATGGCTTTATTCAATTTTCCTGAGGCAGTATGCGAAGGGAAATTTTGAGAATGCTTCCGTTGATACTTTAAGCTGGATAGTGGATACTTTACACTTTTTGAGACTTAGAATTTATTAAGGTAAGGAAATAAGAATTCAAGAAAGATGAATTCCCCATCTAGTTTGAGCATTTTGGGGAAAACTGAAAGAAGAAATGTATAAATCCCATCTAGTTTGaacattttggggaaaattggAAGACAAACTtataacttaaaattttgaaaaaaaaaagattatataatctttttcttgtttgagCTAATATAACCTTAACATGAATGTCATAATGTTAACATCAGAAACTCGAACAAATACTACAAACATTACTAAACACTTCAGCCCTTTAGCTAGCCTAAATGGCCTGGCTCCCTTTTAATATTCTAAATCTTTTACCAAATACACATTCAAGTAAGGATTCAGAATCACACTTCAAATTCTTTTATACAGAGTAgtatttatactattaaatcAAGCCAATGACACTCCAGAGTTCAATTATTTTCCTCTCTAGAGGATGAGAAGGAATATATATGCAGAACTGTATATGAGAAGAtggaaaaattatttaaatgcCTATAAGGTATCACTTCATTGTCTTAAGATTTCCAAATTCTGCCTAGACAATGCACTATCAATCACACTCAACAAAGACACAACTGATAGCATACGCAATAATAAATTCTGTAATGTTACAAGCATTCTTAATAAATCAActagggaacaaatttcccttCACAAGGTCACTTTTGATCTTAACTATATTACTCCATATCAACTAAAAGTTAAAACCACTCATTTTCACTGGTACCGAAAGCCAATATGCTAACTGGATTACTTGAACtagaaatttgatattttaagctattaaaaggaaaaagatgTTTTCTACAAATGTAATCAATTCGATATTTAAACGATCAGAAAACAAAACATATAATGTATATGAGCGCAACGAGCTATGAATGAAGCATATGAGAGTTGAGAAAATTACTTAAAACACCGAGGCAGCTATGAATGCCGCGACAAGGCTTCTCCTTCTGCTCCGACGAGAGCTGGAAGCCGTCGAAGTTCAAGCGCCATGACCGATCGGCAGTGTTGGTGTCCGACAAGAGGAGTTGCTCCTCGGAGGCGCCGTGATCGTCGAAGTCGATACTTACCGCCTCCACCATTTCAAAATCCCGGCAGTTACGACTAAGTTGAAATTCTAGTCAGTGTGACGGAGCATGGGGGAGAGGAACGGGAGAATGGTAGGCAGCGTAAATCTATGTAGAATTGAGGGGCGTTGCAGGCAGAATCGAATATCGCGGAggttgttgttgacttgttgcaGTATGGCGGAAAGTTCCCGCACAAGTGGAGTATGGAATGTAGGAACAGAGCGGTTTTTTGGCGAAGGACTTTTCCCCACTCacgtatctttttttttttttgaatacccCCACTCACGTATCTGATCTATCTTCGACGCTATAGTTTACGGTgccattatttattattattattattattttttaatataaacgtagctattccattaatactgatgggtaaatatgcacatgtactagtcggtccgtaaatcacctgtccgtcaacgatcacccaatcggtccgtcgacggtcacccaaccggtccgtcggtcacccaaccggtccgcatgatcggaagcaacatgcacgtgtactagtcggtccgtaaatcacctgtccgtcaacgatcacccaatcggtccgtcgacggtcacccaaccggtccgtcggtcacccaaccggtccgcatgatcggaagcaacatgcacgtgtactagtcggtccgtaaatcacttGTCCGCcaacggtcacccaatcggtccgtcaacggtcaccccaccggtccgtcgacggtcacccaaccggttcggccgcatgatcggaagcaacacaccttgtggattggaggctcacgagcgcaacaatagcttgatgtgacgaccgacaacttttcaggaacaagggatccgtgttttcttcacctcgagtaactcaaccacttcgagcaaaccaatgcgcattttgcggagtgactattcagcccatgcaaatatgccctccacttgcatatcagacaccatgtgcatagtaaatccactttgtataaatataggggtcattcccctcacagGGGGGAGGataactcatcagtactacactaatacacttgtgatttgctcattcgtctctcttgctctctccttattactgttcgtcacccgtagagcgatatagcttcgaaccgcttagtcgttgaccggtagatcgaccgtctgaccggccgagcgacattcttcactacacgtaacacacgtatccgtagcgtaatcgtagaccccgtttacatttacgctatcattggcgccgtctgtggggactgaacgagtcactctgttctatccctttatcttttctttcttcacactattatccatcttaaaATGACGAACAGTAGGAAAAGTTTGAGCCAAACTCATGCGCGTAGGGGGAGCCCGACTCGGTTGGTCGGACCTCACCCTGACAATGTAATTGAAACACTCCCTGAAGATGATCTACGTCGCCAATTGGAACGATCCAGGAGCCTAATGAACGAGTTGACATCCAACCAGAGGCAAGATGCACGACCTACCCAACCGGTCAACCCAAATGCAGGCGGACATGCAAGGCAAACgagctttcaaattccagtgacATATGCCATGTTGCCCCCAACTGGCCAAATGCTGACTCCACCACCAGGTGCACTTGGGGGGAACCCGTTGCAAGGGACTCCACAACAAGGATTGACTCCGGTGTACCAACCGTGGCCGGGAACTCCCGGATACTATGTTGTATCACCCACTCCCCAAATGCTTGCAATTCCTCAAATCCCTGCCGTGGAACAACAAGCGCCCCGACCTTCCCAGAGGCAACAgtcgcacccccaacctcaagatCGTAACTTGGAGGAAGTCCAATCTACGGATCGCACACGGAGGTCCAATCGAGAGGGACGTCGGTATGACCCCATTCAACGTAGGAGCGCTTTTGATCGCATCCGGAATAGCGTTAGATCTCGGTTGGGGCCCCAGAATAACAATGAACACGCGAGACAAAGACCCCAAATGACTGTAGAGGAAAGCAGCACTGGGAGTGCACAACATGGGGACGCCCATTTAGCTGACAGAAGGGCCCGACCTGTCGGTCGGGTGAGTGATCGGCAGACCAATCGAGTAGGCGATCAACCGGTTAGGGAAGAGAGGCAACTCGATGAGGAGGATAGTCCCCGACTCCAAATGGCCAGGATGCAGGAAAGAATAGATCGTTTACAACAAGAGCTTCGCGAGAGAGTCGGCGCGGGAAAAGAACCATCATGCTCGCTGGTTGCTACCCCCTTTACGGACGACATCATGAGTGCCCACTATCCGCAGGACCTCCAAATCCCACTGGCTCACACTTATTCCGGAAGGCACGACCCGCAAGAGCATGTCGACATGTACtatggcaacatgttgatgttgggagtaAGCGATGCGGTCATTTGTAGAGCTTTCTTCGCTACCTTAGTCGGTAAGGCGGCCGAATGGTTCAAGGGTTTGGAGCAGGGGTCGATCAGAAATTTTGGTCAGTTGGCCGATAAGTTTGTAAAGCGTTTCGCTGCAAGTAAATCGAGAAAGAAATCTTACACTTGCCTGAACAAGGTAAACCAAGCTGTGGGAGAACCGTTGTCTACTTTCCTATTCAGATGGGAACGTGAGGTTGATGAGGTTGAACCGATGGAGGACCGGGTGGCAATCCAAGCTTTCCTTGCATCACTTTGTTCCGGGACGCTCTACTACGACCTCATAGTTAATCCCCCCCGAACTTATGAGGATGCCATCACCAGAGCCAAGCATCATGCAGATGCCACCGAAGCTAACATGGCAAAGAGACGCGATGAGCAGCCGGTCAATCGGGACAGAGGCCACgatcaaaggaaaaataaaccacCGTTCAGACACGTCAAACAATACAATCGACCAGAAGATGTACCACGTTTCACTCCGTTGAACAGACCCCTGGTGGAAGTCTTGCAGTTTGCCGAGCAATGCAATTTGATCCACCCACCGGAGCCGATACCCGAGGGGGAGGACAAGAGAAAGTATTGTGCTTTCCACAGAGTCAAGGGACACAATACTTCGGAGTGCATGGCCTTGCGCATGCTCATTGAACAACTCATTCAGAAGGGAGAGTTGAggcaatttgtgatgaaggaggatagaaatcaaagaaaaacggAAATGAATGTGATGAAAAGGAATCCCGAAAGGCACGACGAGGCATTCGTCCCACCCAGGTTAGCTGATGAGAAGGCGGTCGGAAAGAAACCAGTGATCCACGTCATCTACGGGGGCCCTGAAGGAGGCGACTCTTCACGACAAAGGAAGCAATGGGCGAGAAACTTATATGTTGGGACGATTCATTCGGAACCTCGAGAGAAGAGAAAGCGTACAGAACCAATACTTTTCACTGACGATGATCTACCATTCCATGGGGAAGCCCAAAATGATCCACTCGTCATCACGCTAGATGTCAACGGAACGGATGTCCAGCGGGTGCTGGTTGACACGGGGAGCTCGGTGAACATCTTATATTTTGATGTCTTTGCTCGATTGGGTCTGTCCACCGATCAGTTAACCCCCATTCGGACCCCGTTGTCGGGTTTCACCGGTGACTCCATAGAAGCAGAGGGAGTCATCAGCTTGAATGTGGAGTTGGGCagccaaccaaacatattgaagactaccatggactttgtggtagtGAAATTGAAGTGTGTTCACAACGCCATACTTGGGCGACCAGGTATCACTCGCGCAGCTGCTATTATATCCATGAACCACTTGTGCATGAAGTTTCATACACCCAATGGGGTTGGAGTGGTTCGAGGAGACCAACGTGCTGCTCGACAGTGCTACGTGCGAGCAGTCAAACAGTCGGACCGGGAGGAAGGCAGGATTCACACCATATCCCAGCAGGTAGATCGCGGAGAAGAGAGGGAAAAACCGCAACCTGCCTCAGAATTGGAAGAGATAATACTTGACTCCGACCGACCAGAAAGGGTGGTTAAAATCGGTCGGGGACTCCCTGCAGACCTACGTGAGGACATCATCGGAGTGTTGCAGGAGTACAAAGACGTTTTTGCTTGGGGACCGGAAGACATGCCCGGGGTTGATCGGTCTGTCATTTGCCACCGCTTATCAATTCAACCAGGTTCGAAACcagtcaagcaaaagaaaaggcacctgTCAAGCGAAAGGAGAGAATTCGTGAAAAAGGAGACCGCCACCCTCTTGTCGGTAGGGCACATCCGAGAGGTCCTCTACCCGGAGTGGTTAGCNNNNNNNNNNNNNNNNNNNNNNNNNNNNNNNNNNNNNNNNNNNNNNNNNNNNNNNNNNNNNNNNNNNNNNNNNNNNNNNNNNNNNNNNNNNNNNNNNNNNNNNNNNNNNNNNNNNNNNNNNNNNNNNNNNNNNNNNNNNNNNNNNNNNNNNNNNNNNNNNNNNNNNNNNNNNNNNNNNNNNNNNNNNNNNNNNNNNNNNNNNNNNNNNNNNNNNNNNNNNNNNNNNNNNNNNNNNNNNNNNNNNNNNNNNNNNNNNNNNNNNNNNNNNNNNNNNNNNNNNNNNNNNNNNNNNNNNNNNNNNNNNNNNNNNNNNNNNNNNNNNNNNNNNNNNNNNNNNNNNNNNNNNNNNNNNNNNNNNNNNNNNNNNNNNNNNNNNNNNNNNNNNNNNNNNNNNNNNNNNNNNNNNNNNNNNNNNNNNNNNNNNNNNNNNNNNNNNNNNNNNNNNNNNNNNNNNNNNNNNNNNNNNNNNNNNNNNNNNNNNNNNNNNNNNNNNNNNNNNNNNNNNNNNNNNNNNNNNNNNNNNNNNNNNNNNNNNNNNNNNNNNNNNNNNNNNNNNNNNNNNNNNNNNNNNNNNNNNNNNNNNNNNNNNNNNNNNNNNNNNNNNNNNNNNNNNNNNNNNNNNNNNNNNNNNNNNNNNNNNNNNNNNNNNNNNNNNNNNNNNNNNNNNNNNNNNNNNNNNNNNNNNNNNNNNNNNNNNNNNNNNNNNNNNNNNNNNNNNNNNNNNNNNNNNNNNNNNNNNNNNNNNNNNNNNNNNNNNNNNNNNNNNNNNNNNNNNNNNNNNNNNNNNNNNNNNNNNNNNNNNNNNNNNNNNNNNNNNNNNNNNNNNNNNNNNNNNNNNNNNNNNNNNNNNNNNNNNNNNNNNNNNNNNNNNNNNNNNNNNNNNNNNNNNNNNNNNNNNNNNNNNNNNNNNNNNNNNNNNNNNNNNNNNNNNNNNNNNNNNNNNNNNNNNNNNNNNNNNNNNNNNNNNNNNNNNNNNNNNNNNNNNNNNNNNNNNNNNNNNNNNNNNNNNNNNNNNNNNNNNNNNNNNNNNNNNNNNNNNNNNNNNNNNNNNNNNNNNNNNNNNNNNNNNNNNNNNNNNNNNNNNNNNNNNNNNNNNNNNNNNNNNNNNNNNNNNNNNNNNNNNACGACCCGCAAGAGCATGTCGACATGTACtatggcaacatgttgatgttgggagtaAGCGATGCAGTCATTTGTAGAGCTTTCTTCGCTACCTTAGTCGGTAAGGCGGCCGAATGGTTCAAGGGTTTGGAGCAGGGGTCGATCAGAAATTTTGGTCAGTTGGCCGATAAGTTTGTAAAGCGTTTCGCTGCAAGTAAATCGAGAAAGAAATCTTACACTTGCCTGAACAAGGTAAACCAAGCTGTGGGAGAACCGTTGTCTACTTTCCTATTCAGATGGGAACGTGAGGTTGATGAGGTTGAACCGATGGAGGACCGGGTGGCAATCCAAGCTTTCCTTGCATCACTTTGTTCCGGGACGCTCTACTACGACCTCATAGTTAATCCCCCCCGAACTTATGAGGATGCCATCACCAGAGCCAAGCATCATGCAGATGCCACCGAAGCTAACATGGCAAAGAGACGCGATGAGCAGCCGGTCAATCGGGACAGAGGCCACgatcaaaggaaaaataaaccacCGTTCAGACACGTCAAACAATACAATCGACCAGAAGATGTACCACGTTTCACTCCGTTGAACAGACCCCTGGTGGAAGTCTTGCAGTTTGCCGAGCAATGCAATTTGATCCACCCACCGGAGCCGATACCCGAGGGGGAGGACAAGAGAAAGTATTGTGCTTTCCACAGAGTCAAGGGACACAATACTTCGGAGTGCATGGCCTTGCGCATGCTCATTGAACAACTCATTCAGAAGGGAGAATTGAggcaatttgtgatgaaggaggatagaaatcaaagaaaaacggAAAGGAATGTGATGAAAAGGAATCCCGAAAGGCACGACGAGGCATTCGTCCCACCCAGGTTAGCTGATGAGAAGGCGGTCGGAAAGAAACCAGTGATCCACGTCATCTACGGGGGCCCTGAAGGAGGCGACTCTTCACGACAAAGGAAGCAATGGGCGAGAAACGTATACGTTGGGACGATTCATTCGGAACCTCGAGAGAAGAGAAAGCGTACAGAACCAATACTTTTCACTGACGATGATCTACCACTCCATGGGGAAGCCCAAAATGATCCACTCGTCATCACACTAGATGTCAACGGAACGGNCTGTCAAGCGAAAGGAGAGAATTCGTGAAAAAGGAGACCGCCGCCCTCTTGTCGGTAGGGCACATCCGAGAGGTCCTCTACCCGGAGTGGTTAGCCAATGTAGTCCTCGCGCCTAAACCGCCAACATGGAGAATGTGTGTTGACTACACTGATTTGAACAAAGCTTGCCCGAAGGATCCATATCCCCTACCAAATCCtgaccagatggttgatgaaacgGCTGGGTGTGAGCTGttgagtttcatggacgccttcaagggataccatcaaatcttcatgagcaaggaagatgaagagaagactgctttcatcaCTCCGGACGGAGTGTTTTGCTACGTGGTAATGGCGTTTGGTTTGCGGAACTCTGGAGCCACATACCAACGGATGGTGAACAAATTGTTTAAAGGTTTGCTCGGATCAACTATGGaagcatatgtggatgacatgcttATCAAGAGTCGATTAAAAGAAACTCATCCTACCGATCTTGCCCGGGCGTtcaaggtgatggaaactttcaacttgcgtctgaacccaagtaagtgtacctttgctgttcagacgggaaaattcttggggttcatgatgacggggCGGGGGATTGAGCCAAATCCCGAGAAGGTCAGAGCGATAATGGAGATGCAACCCCCCCGATCGGTCAAGGATGTTCAGCGACTAACTGGTCGACTAGCAGCGCTTAGCCGTTTCCTATCCAAGTCAGCCGAAAAGTCTCTGCCGTTCTTTCAGATTctgaaaaaatcaaatggctTTGAGTGGACACCGGCGTGTCAATCGGCTTTTGAAGGTCTGAAGGTATACTTGAGCTCCACACCAGTCCTCTCGAAGCCGGAGAAAGATGAGGTCTTATTCGTTTATTTGGCCGTGTCCGACCGAGCGGTCAGTTCCGTGCTTGTCCGCGAAGAAGCTAAGGGAATTCAGAAGCCGATTTACTACGTGAGCAAAGCTCTTCAAGGAGCAGAGCTgaggtacacaaaatttgagaagaccgcgttggcgctctgggtgacggccagaagacttgcagcttacttccaagctcacccgatagtagtgttaaccgatcaaccgttgggaacgatcctcaggaatccaacatcatcaggacgattgatcaaatgggccatgatgctCACCCAGTTCGCGATTGAGTATAAGCCCCGTCCTGCCATCAAGGGTCAAGCATTGGCTGACTTCATCGTCGAATGCACCGCACGTGATCCGGAACCTGACCGACCGACTGCCCTAGAAGAACCATGGTGGGAAGTTTCTACT from Ipomoea triloba cultivar NCNSP0323 chromosome 12, ASM357664v1 encodes the following:
- the LOC115999205 gene encoding metal tolerance protein 11-like isoform X1, with amino-acid sequence MVEAVSIDFDDHGASEEQLLLSDTNTADRSWRLNFDGFQLSSEQKEKPCRGIHSCLGVLKEEDNVAEYYQQQVEMLEGFNEMDALADHGSLPGMSKEEREKLAKSETAAIRISNVANMILFAAKIYASVRSGSLAIIASTLDSLLDLLSGFILWFTAFSMKTRNPYKYPIGKNRMQPLGILVFASVMATLGLQIILESVRTLLSNDLDFNLTKEQELWVVGIMVYVTLVKLVLVIYCRSFTNEIVKAYAQDHFFDVITNVIGLIAALLANYVSDWMDPVGAIILAIYTIRTWSLTVLENVNSLVGKSASPEYLQKVTYLCWNHHKAIRHIDTVRAYTFGSHYFVEVDIVLPAKMPLQEAHDIGESLQEKLELLPDIERAFVHLDYEFSHKPEHTQAHL